Proteins encoded together in one Streptomyces roseifaciens window:
- a CDS encoding DUF5655 domain-containing protein has translation MSGGLRLFSIGDEGVAEITARGAVRERHLQDLVEANMEALPGVRFLASEYSTGARHRGRIDSLGLDENGAPVIVEYKRERGANVISQGLFYLSWLVDHRGEFQLLVRERLGKEAASQVLWSAPRVICIAENFTRYDLHAVHEMGRTIDLVTYRCFSDSLLTLETVASVQEPGTARRTAQQPARPAAPTSGESAEGSLAALREALHDTLLALGEDTQQVERQTYDAYRRLRNFACVVNTRRDAIVMYLKAGPDEFDLVDGFSRDVRGIGHHGTGDLEVRLRSRADLQRADEMVPPVVVGGLRAPRILVLGAARTIGGRAQVVPISCRGAICQKQPFGEVARAS, from the coding sequence GTGTCGGGTGGTCTGAGGCTGTTCAGTATCGGTGACGAGGGCGTGGCGGAGATCACCGCCCGCGGTGCGGTGCGTGAGCGTCATCTGCAGGATCTGGTCGAGGCGAACATGGAGGCGTTGCCAGGGGTGCGCTTCCTGGCGAGCGAGTACAGCACCGGTGCCCGGCACCGCGGACGGATCGACTCTCTCGGCCTTGATGAGAACGGCGCTCCGGTGATCGTCGAGTACAAGCGTGAGCGGGGCGCCAACGTCATCAGCCAGGGACTGTTCTATCTCTCCTGGCTGGTCGATCACCGGGGTGAGTTCCAGCTCCTGGTCCGCGAGCGCCTCGGGAAGGAGGCCGCCTCCCAGGTGCTGTGGTCCGCCCCGCGCGTGATCTGCATCGCGGAGAACTTCACCCGCTACGACCTCCACGCCGTCCATGAAATGGGCCGCACCATCGACCTGGTCACCTACCGCTGCTTCAGCGACAGCCTCCTCACCCTGGAAACCGTCGCCTCCGTCCAGGAACCCGGCACCGCCCGCCGCACAGCCCAACAGCCGGCCAGACCCGCCGCACCCACAAGCGGGGAGTCGGCAGAGGGATCGCTGGCGGCGCTGCGGGAAGCCTTGCACGACACGCTGCTCGCGCTCGGGGAGGACACCCAGCAGGTGGAGCGCCAGACCTACGACGCCTACCGGCGCCTGCGGAACTTCGCCTGTGTGGTGAACACCCGCCGGGATGCGATCGTGATGTACCTCAAGGCTGGCCCGGACGAGTTCGACCTCGTCGACGGCTTCAGTCGCGATGTCCGCGGGATCGGTCACCACGGCACCGGCGACCTGGAGGTCCGCCTGCGCTCCAGGGCGGACCTGCAGCGGGCTGACGAGATGGTGCCGCCGGTGGTGGTGGGCGGCCTCAGGGCTCCACGCATCCTGGTCCTAGGCGCAGCCCGAACGATCGGTGGTCGCGCTCAGGTGGTTCCGATCAGCTGCCGTGGCGCAATTTGCCAGAAGCAACCTTTTGGAGAAGTCGCTCGTGCGTCCTGA